Proteins encoded by one window of Ascochyta rabiei chromosome 1, complete sequence:
- a CDS encoding AP-2 complex subunit sigma: MVLSFILIQNRQGKTRLAKWYAPYSDEEKVKLKGEVHRLIAPRDQKHQSNFVEFRNMSKIVYRRYAGLFFCACVDTNDNELAYLEAIHFFVEVLDAFFGNVCELDLVFNFYKVYAILDEVFLAGEIEETNKQVVLTRLAHLDKLE, from the exons ATGGTGCTCTCGTTCATTCTGATCCAGAATCGACA GGGCAAGACAAGACTGGCCAAGTGGTATGCGCCGTACAGC GATGAAGAGAAGGTCAAGCTGAAAGGCGAG GTGCACCGCCTCATAGCGCCGCGCGACCAGAAGCACCAGTCCAACTTTGTCGAGTTCCGCAACATGTCCAAGATTGTCTACCGCCGGTACGCCGGGCTGTTCTTCTGCGCCTGCGTCGACACCAACGACAACGAGCTGGCGTATCTCGAGGCGATCCACTTCTTCGTCGAAGTGCTGGATGCATTCTTTGGGAATGTGTGCGAGCTGGACTTGGTATTCAACTTTTACAAG GTGTACGCTATTCTGGACGAAGTGTTTCTGGCGGGCGAGATTGAGGAGACCAACAAGCAGGTCGTGTTGACAAGGTTGGCGCACTTGGATAAGCTGGAGTGA